In Brevibacillus brevis NBRC 100599, a single genomic region encodes these proteins:
- a CDS encoding IMEF encapsulin system ferritin-like cargo protein, with amino-acid sequence MQEITQLHAIFDRTRGYINNFMGVIQPIIDAATDEHTRLYYHHILEEEEQRMGRLQELVPYLEKLSAGKSLDQLSDRDLSQMLSDVNLERFGLHNFREHLELSLYEFKDDETRQLLDGMREKTHTDYLTVKEIMANMSQRFSDAAHPDLTDHDEGHDIHQVDHLKASASAPHGVASVIKHSAPAVTGKKGLTVGSLKGM; translated from the coding sequence GTGCAAGAAATTACACAGCTGCACGCCATTTTTGATCGCACCAGAGGTTACATCAACAACTTCATGGGCGTTATCCAGCCGATTATCGATGCGGCAACGGACGAGCACACTCGTCTTTATTACCATCACATTTTGGAAGAAGAAGAACAGCGCATGGGTCGCTTGCAGGAATTGGTTCCCTACCTGGAGAAGCTGTCAGCAGGAAAAAGCTTGGATCAGCTAAGTGATCGGGACCTCTCGCAAATGCTGTCCGATGTGAATCTGGAACGTTTTGGACTGCATAATTTCCGCGAGCATCTGGAGCTCTCTTTGTACGAATTCAAGGATGACGAAACACGTCAGCTCCTGGATGGCATGCGTGAAAAGACGCATACAGACTATTTGACAGTCAAAGAGATCATGGCGAACATGAGCCAACGATTCTCTGATGCGGCTCATCCTGATCTCACTGATCATGATGAGGGGCACGACATTCACCAGGTAGATCATTTGAAAGCCTCGGCTTCCGCTCCTCACGGTGTTGCTTCCGTGATCAAGCATTCCGCCCCTGCCGTTACCGGTAAAAAAGGACTGACAGTTGGCAGCTTGAAAGGAATGTAA